Within the bacterium genome, the region ATAACTTTCATAATAGTACTCGTAGCGGTCATTATACTTATAAGCATACGTCAGATTGATCAGTATGAGCGCGGAGTGATGTTTACTATGGGCAGATTCACCGGCATTAAAAATCCCGGCTGGCGGTTGGTTTTTCCCATAATTCAAAAAATGAAAAAAGTGGATATGCGTGTGAAAGCCGTGGATGTTCCGGACCAAAAAGCCATCACTCGTGACAACATTTCCGTAAACGTCAACGCGGTAATTTACTACAAGGTGGCGGATTCCGGAAGAGCTATCCTTGAAGTGGAAGATTTTTATTATGCCGTTTCTCAACTCGCCCAGACGACCATGCGAAATGTGGTAGGAGAGGTGGAATTGGATGAGCTTCTTTCCGCTCGGGACAAGATTTCAGAGCGAATTCGTTCCATCGTTGATATAGCGAGCGACCCTTGGGGCATAAAAGTCAACAATGTTGAACTAAAAGACGTGGGTTTGCCATCAGATATGGAAAGAACTATCGCCAAACAGGCGGAAGCCGAAAGAGAAAGAAGAGCGGTGATTATAAAAGCCGAAGGAGAATTTGCCTCTGCGGAAAAAATGGGTCAGGCGGCCGATATTTTGTCAAAAAGTCCCGGAGCCCTTCATTTGAGGACGCTTCAGTCAATAAACGATATAAGTTCAGACCAGTCAAACACTATTGTTTTCGCCGTGCCTCTTGAGGTCTTGAGGGCTTTTGAAGGAGTGAATAAAACTCAAAAAAGCGCGGATAATTGACTTTTCAACGCAGTTTTAAAAGAGTCCGAAAACGGACTCTTTTTGTGACGATATTTGACATTTTGACAAAATCTTTTTGGAAATTGAAATCCACAGTTTTTCTCTTGAATAAAAATTTTTTACTGATAAAATTTACGACAGTTGCACAAATACAATAATGTAGTGCAAGATGAAGTCCGGTGAAATTCCGGCACTGTGCCGCAACGGTAATTCGTTTCCATATTGGGACGAAAAGTCCGACCTCTTGCCTGCCGAAGGCGATGAAGCTCGTTACAAGATTTCCTGACTGTGGAAGTTTTGAAACGGGTTTTTGCCTCTCGGCTTTGCCCGAGCAGGTTTATTTCTGGGGCGCCTTTAGTCGGCGCTTCAGACACAAGGTCTGCTTTTGGCAGACCTTTGTGTTTGTTTGCCTGTACTGCTCTTTATTTTCGGAAGAGACAATTCTCCGAAATCAAAAGCGTCCTTTGGTAGGATGCGCCGGCCCGCGAGGGCAAAAGTCGGCTTCAGAAGCTCTGTAAAATGGGTTTCTGCGGTCGCAAAATCATCCGGTATTCAAAGGCCGGATTTGTTTTTGATTGAAAAACTATGGTGAATGTATTACTATTCACCTTGAGTTAGAGCATGTCCAAAAACTCTAACACTTAAATAAAGACGGTCTCCTTACGGAACGACTCACGCGATAGGGTTTTGGGACATGCTATAGGCATGCCGTTGTAGCTCAGACGGTTAGAGCACGTCATTGGTAATGACGAGGTCGTCGGTTCAACTCCGACCAACGGCTCTGTAAAGGGGCTCGGTATGGCAGGAAGCTCGCAAGAAGAAGCCGATGTAGCTCAATTGGTAGAGCAATGGTATCGTAAACCATAGGTTGTCGGTTCAAGCCCGACCATCGGCTCCAGTAGACAAAGAAACAGAATATGTCTTATTCCGGAAAAATAAAAAAAGCGGTTATAGCGGCGGCGGGGTACGGAACGCGGTTTTTACCGGCGACAAAAGTGGTGCCCAAAGAAATGCTTCCGATTATAGACAAACCGATAATTCAGTATTTGGCTGAAGAGGCCGCC harbors:
- a CDS encoding slipin family protein, with product MDTITFIIVLVAVIILISIRQIDQYERGVMFTMGRFTGIKNPGWRLVFPIIQKMKKVDMRVKAVDVPDQKAITRDNISVNVNAVIYYKVADSGRAILEVEDFYYAVSQLAQTTMRNVVGEVELDELLSARDKISERIRSIVDIASDPWGIKVNNVELKDVGLPSDMERTIAKQAEAERERRAVIIKAEGEFASAEKMGQAADILSKSPGALHLRTLQSINDISSDQSNTIVFAVPLEVLRAFEGVNKTQKSADN